The genomic DNA TAATCGGCATCACCGAAACCTGGTCCAGGCCAAGGGATATTGACAGACCTAACCCCGATTAATATGCGCTTTAATTTACTTTTGGAAAAAGTAACCACTTACTTGCCGAcaccttcaccatcaccgACCATGTTGAGAGATCCGAAATCACCGTTGGGGTAGAATGTACCTCCTTCATGTCTATGTAATGACATGTAAAGTACATCACCATCATGCCAAAACGCTCTTTGTGTACCGTTACCATGGTGAACATCCCTTTGTTTACACAgtcagagaaggagttgcAGCCTTAATAAACAAACATACTCACCAATCCAAAATCAACACCTTTTTGGCCAacccttccttctgcatctCCCTGGTAGCCACCGCAACATTGTTGAAGAAACAGAAACCCATATGTTCGTTGGGTTCTGCATGGTGGCCCGGAGGACGTACGATAGCAAAGGCGTTACGCACTTCATTCTTGCAGACTGATCGACATGCTTGAATGACACCTCCCGCAGAAAGACGAGCACAATGGGCGGTTTCACGGCAGACGTAGAGGGATAGCTGATCGTAGTACTCTTTCGTATCTTGAATTTGCTGGTCGGTCAACActagaagaaggaatgatTTAGTTACTAGTTGTAACGAAttgggaaaaggaaataTGATTTACGCTCTGTAGCTTGCACTTTATCCCACATCTCCTCGCCATGCACCAACAACACTTGCTCAAACGTGACCTCTTCAAAAtccaatctcttcattctcctgaTCAATCCTTGCTCGGCCAACCTCGTAAAGATCCTCTTGATCCTCATAGGATCTTCTGGATGTCCATCACCATTATCTATCACATTCTCTGCAGTAGGCATGTAACCTTCCATGCAATGCAACATCATGAGTGGATCGTAAATGTAGCCCGTACGGGCTATCCGCGCTGCTGTTCCTGGCATGGACATGGTAGTAACAGGGGTAGTGTGTGTAGGTGTATGTACGGAGGTGAGTTGTTGCGCCGAGGTCGAGGCGATGGGTGGTGTATCAATGTCCATGGCGTTTATGTTTGCCATCCTGCTGTTGAGAGTTGAGCAGCAAGTCTCAagttggtgaagatggaatTCGCTGTGACATGAATTGGACTGATGTAGGAAGAATAAAAGGAGAGAGTGTATATGACTAATGTGGTGGGCTGATTAAGGTTGTATAGTAATAATAGTAGCTTCCCTCTGAGTAGTGTTTTTCTCTGGTGCCTCCCcccccctccacctcaactCGCACTCGGAAATTTTGGGTCACCGGAAACCTATATACATCGGATTCCGTCTTTACATCTTAACACATCCTGCATactccaaaaaaaaaagatggCGAAACACGCTACAAACAAGGGCAAGGCCCCAGTCACCGATAAGAACAATAAGCGCAAGAGGGACGCTCAGGATAACAAGCAGGAAGATGCACCTGTCGCTCTCTTTGCTGCTGTCAAGGATACCGAACTGGACGACATTTTTGCAAAGAGCGTGAGTGTCAATCGTGCttgccttttttctttccttttcctgggggggaggggggggCGGAGCGATTAATGCTGATCTATCAAACAATCAGAACGCCTTTTCTGCGCCTGCACCTGTTGCCAGTACATCAAAAGCTCATCTCCAGACAGCATCTGAGCCTGCTGCcaaaaagggcaaaaagAGCCCTTCACCcgaagcggaagaggaagtggaagtaGACGAGGAAAGTGACAGTGGGAGtgccgaggaagaagatgaagatgaagatgaagaggaagatggagaagataatGATGCCGAGCTTTCCgagattgatgaagagttACcggacgaagatgatgatgaggatatTTCTGGTGCTGAGAGTGACGATGAAGCGGCCAAGGTCAAGGAGATtaaaaaggcaaagaagagcaagctcGGCAAGTATGTGCCTGCTGAGGAATCGGTACAGGACAAGAACAGGAGGACTGCATTCATTGGTAACCTCCCTATCGACGCTGCAAAGTCCAAGGTGGGTCTATTCTTCCCCCAcagtttttttttgtggtATGTCAACTGATAGTTGAACGTAATAGTCGACATTGAAGCAACTCCGAGCCCATATCATGTCATTTGTCCCATCCGCCAAAATCGAGTCTCTCCGATTCCGATCTGTTGCCTTTGCTACCCCTACCGCTGCGCTCCCCACTGAGGATCCCGAGAAGGATGCCAACCAGCGTGCGAAACGAGAAAAGGAGCGTGCTGCGGCTTGGAAAGCCAAGCAGAATGCCGATGGAGAGGATGCAGAGCTTGACAAGGCCAAGGTATTTATCGATGccaaggggaagagaaaggttgCTTTTATCAAAAAAGATGTGCGTCCGCCTTGGCAATTAAACATCAAGTACATACATGCTAACAGATAAATCATAAAACAAACAGTTCCACTCTGAGATTGATTCTTGTAACGCCTATGTCGTCTTTGCCTATCCTCACCCTGAGCGAGCTGCGAATGTTGCCCCTATTCTTGACCCCTTTGAGGCCGCTGCCAAGTTCATCTCGGCCGCGAACAGCAGTACCTTTTGCGCGCGCACGATCCGCGTCGACTCTGTCCGcttaccttcttctgccagTCTCACTGCTGGCGCGTCCACTTCCTTGAGCAAGCGGGACGCTTGGCTGCCTAGTAACACTGATCCCAAGAAGAGTTTGTTTGTGGGTGGTTTGGACTATGCggccaaggaggaggatgtcaGGGTGTTCTTTGAAGAATTGGTCAAGGCTGAGAGAGGTGCAAATAAAGAAGGTAGCGGAAAGTGGGTGACGGGTGTGAGGATTGTAAGAGATAAGGAGACTCAACTCGGCAAGGGTTTCGGTTACGTCCACTTTGCTGTGAGTatgaccttttttttttgggggGGGGGAGGCAAAAAAAGTCAATATTTTCTGACATTGAATAAAAGGACCGAGAAAGCGTGGAAGAGATTCTGGCAATGGACGCTAAACAAATCAAATTTGCCAAACGAACACTTCGTGTCCAGCCATGTAAGACTATCCCTACCGCCAACACGCTTCAAAACACTATCAAAAAGGTTGCTGCCGGCGCTGGCGGCGGTGTATCTTCcaacaagaaggacaagacCAAGAAACCCTACGTCCGACCGGGCGTCATACTCAAGGGCGATCCTTTGCTCGGTGAAAGGCTCAAGAATTTGTCAAAGGAGGAACGAAAGAATATCAAGAGCTCCGACGCTGATCGACAGGCGAGGAggttggcgaagaagaaggccaagatgtctttggagaaggacaaggcaAAGGGCGCGGTCAAGTTGACGTTGACAAAGAgcgagagggagaagacgagTGCGTCAAAGAAGCccaaggcgaagaaggggaagaagagggcgCCGTCTGCTGTTgcaaagatgaagggtTCAAGAGAGTAGATGGGGGGTgtatttttcttttgatttGTGGATTATCCTCTAGGCGATGTATATTGAATGGCTTTACGACTGGTTGTGGGATGTTCGGCGCTTGTTCGGGTTTATGTCGGCGATGTCCGAAGCCGatccgccttcttcacttaTAATTAAATAATAATTGGTGGGGATTTCCTTTCTGCATTCGACCCAAATGCCAGGCCCCGCCCCCTCCGCGCACCAGGTGCTCGTGTACTCCGGCCCGGGGGTGTcccccctctccctctcacACACCCTCCTCaccctccgcctcctcctcctcccccacTACACCGTGCAGCCAGCAGCCCCAGACCTCCTCGCAGACCAGCCATGGGAGCCCTCCTGCGCACTCCTCGTCGTCCCAGGCGGCAGAGACATCCCCTACGTCGACGAGCTCACAGACAAGCGGCAGGTCACGCACAGAATCAGGGAGTATGTCCAACGCGGCGGCCGCTTCCTCGGCATATGCGCCGGAGCGTATTTTGCCAGTGCCGAGGTTAGCTTTGATGTCGGGGGCGGTATGGAAGTTACCGGGAAGAGAGATCTGGTGCGTTTTTTGCTCCCGCGACATGGCATATCACGGCCGTGTGCTGACGATGCGAGTGTACAGGCCTTCTTCCCCGGTCCTAGCAGGGGACCCGTATTCCAAGGTTTCCAGTATGCCTCTGAATCCGGATCCAGAGCTGTCGTCCTCAATCTCCACGAGTCTTCCAAGCTCACGACACTCAACCACATCTACTATAATGGCGGAGGCCAtttcgtcttttcctcgccaccgccaccaaACGTCCAAGTCCTCGCTCGCTTCCAAGAAACCTCTTCCGACCCGTCAGAACAGCTCGTCGCCGCCGTCTTCACCCAGACTGGCAAAGGTCGCaccattctctcctctgTTCATCCAGAGTATCCTCTCTCGGACCCTCCGGCAAGTAACGCCATTGCTAAACTGGATGTTCGACCATCTCAAGTAGAGATTGAAATGAGCGACAAGGCTCGTCTGTCGTGGGTCGAGGAATTACTCATCAAGCTGGGGTTGACCCCGCCTGAACGTCTTACCGCTGCAGACCGAGCTAAATCCTCGGTTGACTCGGAAGAAGACCCGGcgctcctccttcatcctactcatccttcacccatcttcctcttgtctCATCCCAAACTGCCTCAATTACCCGAGGCAGCTGTGAACAAGCCGGAACTCAAGGGTAAGATGAAGCAGGAAGACGGCTGGAATGTTTTGCGGGATGCGAATGATGAAATTCGTTTTGGTACTACGGAAGCTACGTCACCTGAACGAGCAGCTTCTGAAGATGGTATCACGCAATGGCTTGCGGAAGCCCGTCGTACCCGACCCGTATTCCCGCCTTCCATCGAAGATCTTTCCCTACAATCCGATTCCACCCCACAACCTCCCTCTCCGCCCAATTTACACTCTCTTACCAAAAcgatccttcttccatcgcCTTCAGTCGAATACTCCTCCAGATGGACTCCATTGTTCAACTTTTCCACCTACTGGGACGAACTTGATcaggcgaggaagaggagcggTAGACGCTCAGGCGTGATGCGCCAGAGATCAGACGGGCAGGGTGAGACATGTTCATTGGGTGACTTGGTCTTGTACGGTGAAACAGTGACGAGTACTCAGACGATGCTTGACGGTAacccccttctcctcgccAATCTCTCTACACCGCTCGCCTTCCTCGCATCCTTCCAACTCTCGGGCCGAGGTCGAGGTTCCAACATGTGGTTATCCCCACCTGGTTGTCTCCAATTTTCActcctcctcgacctccccgcttccctttcatccaAAATGGTTTTCATTCAATACATCATGGCTCTTGCCGTCTGTGAAGCtgtcgatgaggatgggagatTGGGTGTTAGGATCAAGTGGCCCAACGATATCTACGCAGAGGTTGAAGGTGTGGGTGGTACAGAGATCGGTAGCgggaaaaagggcaaggtcAAGTTGGGTGGTATCTTGGTGAACACTAGCTATGTCGgtgggaaatggaggatTGTTGTTGGTAAGTATTTTTTTACATCTTTTTTCAAACCTATTTGACCCGAACTCTAACGACCTGTTTCTACAGGATGTGGTATCAACGTTCTCAACGCTCTTCCTACATCGTCCATCTCCCAACTCCACTCGTTACTCGCCGCCAAACTTTCTTCCACGTCATCTAATaaacctcttccacctgcGCCTACCATGGAGGGCACTTTTGCTCGTATCATGAGTTCCTTTGATGCCAAATGGGAACAGTTCatcgaggagaagggtttCAAAGGATTCATGGATGAGTACCATGGAAGGTGGTTACATTCGTACGTCCTTATTCCCTCTATTATTTCGTTTCTTGCAATCTCATactgattttttttttcgaaATATCTAGCGGGCAAACCGTTCTCCTCACCACGACCAAACCCCCCACCCGCGTCCGTATCCTCAGTATCACCCCAGACCACGGTCTTCTCCGTTGTATCCCCATCTCCGACAAACCTAAAACCTCTACCGGTCTCACACCCTTGTACGACAGGGATGTCGACGCTGGTGAGGATGATCGTGGTTCttggtcttctccttcttcttcttctgctccgAGGTCTACAACTGCTGGGGCACAAGCGCAAAACCAGTCACCGTTTGTGGACCTCCAGCCGGATGGGAATAGTTTTGATTTGATGTCCGGATTGATCAAGCGAAAGGTATAAAAAATATCTATGTATTGTAGGTATGAAAAGTTGACATTGACGTCGTGTCTCTATAAAAGGTTGTAATTTTCTTTGTTTAGTGTGTAGTGGACAGCTTTAACTTTTACTAACCTTTAACCGGTTTTCCTTGCtgacttttccttcctcttcctgttccCCTTACTCAATATCCCAACTCAGAACCGAGCTTAGACACGTCGGCAGCCGTTATCCACGCTGCCGATGTCACAGCTATCGGAAGATCAAAACCTCTCTCGTTCATATAGCTTCCCTCGACTATCTTCACCTTGCCGTCATTTCGATCGGCGAAGTGTGGTTAGtcacctttttttctttcctgGAAGCTTATTGTGAAGCCTTTGCCCACTTCATGGTGCTATACCCAACGGGACATTTACCTCAACTTAAAGAAAGATTCAATATGTGGTCTGACGAAAGCGGTCGATGgcgtttttttttctctccctgGGCTGCTCTCGCCAGACTGTATCTTGGATCTTTATCATTTTATCTGAAACGTACAACCCGGGCTTAGACACGTCTGTAGCCTACCCATTTTCCTCCGCTACCGATGTCACAGCTACCGGAAGACCAAAATTTTCATCGCGAAATTGCTCGCTTCGTTGTCGTTTGCTTTCGGGTCTACTTGGAAATGTTCACTGTGCTTAGGTGCAGTGGCATTTCCCAACGAGGCATGCGTACTGGAGGGAGCCTTCACTTTCTAGCTCGAGCAAATTGCGAACACATCTCTAGACAGTCATCTTTTTTGTCCGTTTCCATACATCATGTGTATGCATCCGTCGTACGCTTGAAGACTATAATACACTAATATTTATCCCAGAACCTATATCCTATTAAGCCCTTGTCGACCTCGATGACcctttatccttctttctcagtGAATAGTGCCCATTAAACGCAATCCTAATAGCCAAAAACCTTATATCGAGATCCGCGTGCACCCCAGCCATATGTACAATGCTAACCACTCTGTGTTGGAAACTGTTTGAACACTCTCGAATTCGAATTCGGATGGATTGTAGTTGCTCTTCTGAACGAGTAGGATCATcagaagaggtggatggagTGTAAAGACCTCGTGAAGCGTCACGTTGTCGGTCAAGGCGGGTTGCTTCGGCAAGTGACCATGCGTAGAGGTCATCCTGCAGACTTTGGTTAGTGGATGTGCTAGCTTTCGGAAGGAGCCAACTTACCATGGCATCTTTAAATCGTAATATAAGCTCCAAAGCATCTCTCACGAGATCCAGAAGTATTTCCTATAATAACCATCAGCTGGCTTCATGACGAAAACTCTTGAAATGACTCACTTCCTTATCTCTCTTGGCACTCAACAACAGCACTTTTCTCACAACCCTATTCAGATACTTTCTATGAGCTGAGATAAGCGCATCCAAatccccttctctcttcgaTGTAAATTCGATCAAATCTGCCCATGAGCATTCTATAACCTCCAGTTGGCAGAAAGCTTGTAGTTGACGAAGAAAGTGAACCATCTCAGCCTGGACGATGCGGCAATGGTGCCAATCATTATTCAAACCGGGTATCCTCTCATACACCTTTGATCCGCTCGTGACCCTCATCCAATTTTGGGTCAAAGCTACCTCTACACGCTTCAACCTCCAGAGATGATTAAACAAACGATCATAATCACCCATGGCTCGATGATCCAAAACGGCATTGAGAGGAGCTTCAACCTTATATTGAAGCGCAAAGCAGTCCCACCCTGTCTCGCCGTGTGAGTATTCGAGGATGCGAGCGTCCAGACGGCGTAGGATATCGGGGGAGTCGTATTGGGCATTGGAGCCGCGAATGGCAGACTCTAGATCGGAGGTGAGATGGTGACGGTAGAGGCTGATGGCGGGCTTGGAGAGTCGGGGGCTAATAATGGTCAGTTTGAGAACCATGAAGCTTAGCTCAGCACAAAACCCACGCCATGGCTTCCATCAATAGCTCAGTGAAATCACCAGCTCCCAACATCAGGTACGATTTGAGCGCTCGAAGATGATCAAGTAATCTGAATTTGTCAAA from Cryptococcus deuterogattii R265 chromosome 11, complete sequence includes the following:
- a CDS encoding nucleolar protein 12, encoding MAKHATNKGKAPVTDKNNKRKRDAQDNKQEDAPVALFAAVKDTELDDIFAKSNAFSAPAPVASTSKAHLQTASEPAAKKGKKSPSPEAEEEVEVDEESDSGSAEEEDEDEDEEEDGEDNDAELSEIDEELPDEDDDEDISGAESDDEAAKVKEIKKAKKSKLGKYVPAEESVQDKNRRTAFIGNLPIDAAKSKSTLKQLRAHIMSFVPSAKIESLRFRSVAFATPTAALPTEDPEKDANQRAKREKERAAAWKAKQNADGEDAELDKAKVFIDAKGKRKVAFIKKDFHSEIDSCNAYVVFAYPHPERAANVAPILDPFEAAAKFISAANSSTFCARTIRVDSVRLPSSASLTAGASTSLSKRDAWLPSNTDPKKSLFVGGLDYAAKEEDVRVFFEELVKAERGANKEGSGKWVTGVRIVRDKETQLGKGFGYVHFADRESVEEILAMDAKQIKFAKRTLRVQPCKTIPTANTLQNTIKKVAAGAGGGVSSNKKDKTKKPYVRPGVILKGDPLLGERLKNLSKEERKNIKSSDADRQARRLAKKKAKMSLEKDKAKGAVKLTLTKSEREKTSASKKPKAKKGKKRAPSAVAKMKGSRE
- a CDS encoding biotin-acetyl-CoA-carboxylase ligase, with amino-acid sequence MPGPAPSAHQVLVYSGPGVSPLSLSHTLLTLRLLLLPHYTVQPAAPDLLADQPWEPSCALLVVPGGRDIPYVDELTDKRQVTHRIREYVQRGGRFLGICAGAYFASAEVSFDVGGGMEVTGKRDLAFFPGPSRGPVFQGFQYASESGSRAVVLNLHESSKLTTLNHIYYNGGGHFVFSSPPPPNVQVLARFQETSSDPSEQLVAAVFTQTGKGRTILSSVHPEYPLSDPPASNAIAKLDVRPSQVEIEMSDKARLSWVEELLIKLGLTPPERLTAADRAKSSVDSEEDPALLLHPTHPSPIFLLSHPKLPQLPEAAVNKPELKGKMKQEDGWNVLRDANDEIRFGTTEATSPERAASEDGITQWLAEARRTRPVFPPSIEDLSLQSDSTPQPPSPPNLHSLTKTILLPSPSVEYSSRWTPLFNFSTYWDELDQARKRSGRRSGVMRQRSDGQGETCSLGDLVLYGETVTSTQTMLDGNPLLLANLSTPLAFLASFQLSGRGRGSNMWLSPPGCLQFSLLLDLPASLSSKMVFIQYIMALAVCEAVDEDGRLGVRIKWPNDIYAEVEGVGGTEIGSGKKGKVKLGGILVNTSYVGGKWRIVVGCGINVLNALPTSSISQLHSLLAAKLSSTSSNKPLPPAPTMEGTFARIMSSFDAKWEQFIEEKGFKGFMDEYHGRWLHSGQTVLLTTTKPPTRVRILSITPDHGLLRCIPISDKPKTSTGLTPLYDRDVDAGEDDRGSWSSPSSSSAPRSTTAGAQAQNQSPFVDLQPDGNSFDLMSGLIKRKV